From the Corallococcus caeni genome, one window contains:
- a CDS encoding CIS tube protein has protein sequence MTRNLDPTLIAFDQQLQKGMLVTLPQTADDKKSEPSVRALRFQYNPETVTRTRAGQWETKPGKTPEQTKVLTDAQRGGGLHAKSETIALKLVFDVTEALLRDTTGAGTQGVLPELAILEGMALGKDQTGEEEKKPATKLVSLNPTELLLMLGPRTFPVVITGMTIVEQRFDPALYPLRAEVDLRMRILEVGENAANNKVAQAFANLRDLRLRMEDLAVVKGADASTLIAQALAPQVKLNGAS, from the coding sequence ATGACGCGCAACCTGGACCCGACGCTCATCGCGTTCGACCAGCAGCTCCAGAAGGGCATGCTGGTGACGCTGCCGCAGACGGCCGACGACAAGAAGTCCGAGCCGTCCGTGCGCGCGCTGCGCTTCCAGTACAACCCGGAGACGGTGACGCGCACGCGCGCGGGCCAGTGGGAGACGAAGCCCGGCAAGACGCCCGAGCAGACCAAGGTCCTCACCGACGCCCAGCGCGGCGGCGGCCTGCACGCCAAGAGCGAGACGATTGCCCTCAAGCTCGTCTTCGACGTGACGGAGGCGCTCCTGCGCGACACGACCGGGGCGGGCACGCAGGGCGTGCTGCCGGAGCTGGCCATCCTGGAGGGCATGGCGCTGGGCAAGGACCAGACGGGCGAGGAGGAGAAGAAGCCCGCGACGAAGCTCGTGTCGCTCAACCCCACGGAGCTGCTGCTGATGCTGGGGCCGCGCACCTTCCCGGTGGTCATCACCGGCATGACCATCGTGGAGCAGCGGTTTGACCCGGCGCTGTACCCGCTGCGCGCGGAGGTGGACCTGCGCATGCGCATCCTGGAGGTGGGGGAGAACGCGGCCAACAACAAGGTGGCCCAGGCGTTCGCCAACCTGCGCGACCTGCGCCTGCGGATGGAGGACCTGGCGGTGGTGAAGGGCGCGGACGCGAGCACCCTCATCGCGCAGGCCCTGGCGCCGCAGGTGAAGCTCAACGGAGCGAGCTGA
- a CDS encoding phage tail protein, which translates to MPRFVESTKRDPYRNFNFRVLFNNIEVAACRKISGLTGTVEVVKFRSGNSPSSVDELSPGRVHYEPFTLEAGLTQDTTFRDWALQLIRHEATPGFRAAEPDYRRTVEILVYDLDFNRAVKKFVLRNAWVSKFTAMSELAAEANEILIETVEIQHEGFTLEAVT; encoded by the coding sequence ATGCCCCGATTCGTCGAATCCACGAAGCGCGACCCGTACCGCAACTTCAACTTCCGCGTGCTGTTCAACAACATCGAGGTGGCCGCGTGCCGGAAGATTTCCGGCCTCACCGGCACCGTGGAGGTGGTGAAGTTCCGCTCCGGCAACAGCCCGTCCTCCGTGGACGAGCTGTCCCCGGGCCGCGTGCACTACGAGCCCTTCACGCTGGAGGCGGGCCTCACCCAGGACACGACGTTCCGGGACTGGGCCCTCCAGCTCATCCGCCACGAGGCCACGCCGGGCTTCCGCGCCGCGGAGCCGGACTACCGGCGCACCGTGGAGATCCTCGTCTACGACCTGGACTTCAACCGCGCGGTGAAGAAGTTCGTGCTGCGCAACGCGTGGGTCTCGAAGTTCACCGCGATGTCGGAGCTGGCCGCGGAGGCGAACGAGATCCTCATCGAGACGGTGGAGATCCAGCACGAGGGCTTCACGCTGGAGGCGGTGACCTGA
- a CDS encoding phage tail protein, with product MPTPVPANARNPLRTFRFRLRMSTSAAGEYVAGVRSVSGLSVNVGAFEVWEGGNNLHRYAQPHKVNWDPLVLEQGLALDDTLERWARAVLEFARTGKAPGEPVKRDLFIDLWDAYAHPTDVPTPGGMEARIRSFHVHNAWVSKFHALPKLDAMAGEVALLSLELTHEGWEPVPRPNLSRP from the coding sequence ATGCCCACGCCCGTTCCCGCCAACGCCCGCAACCCGCTGCGGACCTTCCGCTTCCGGCTCCGGATGAGCACGTCCGCGGCCGGGGAGTACGTGGCGGGGGTGCGCTCCGTGTCCGGCCTGTCCGTCAACGTGGGCGCCTTCGAGGTCTGGGAGGGCGGCAACAACCTGCACCGCTACGCGCAGCCCCACAAGGTGAACTGGGATCCGCTCGTGCTGGAGCAGGGGCTGGCGCTGGACGACACGCTGGAGCGCTGGGCGCGCGCGGTGCTGGAGTTCGCGCGCACCGGCAAGGCGCCCGGCGAGCCGGTGAAGCGCGACCTCTTCATCGACCTGTGGGACGCCTACGCGCACCCCACGGACGTGCCCACGCCCGGAGGCATGGAGGCGCGCATCCGCAGCTTCCACGTGCACAACGCGTGGGTGAGCAAGTTCCACGCCCTGCCCAAGCTGGACGCCATGGCGGGGGAGGTGGCGCTCCTGTCGCTGGAGCTCACCCACGAAGGCTGGGAGCCGGTGCCCCGGCCCAACCTGTCCAGGCCCTAG